One Candidatus Thermoplasmatota archaeon genomic window, AAATAATTGTTAAAGGAAAACATGAGGTCAATGAAATTTTCAGCCCAGACGACAATCTTCAGGCTGTCTTCAAATACCTGGTGAAAAAATGAGTATGAACGAGAGAATGGAAATGGTCAAATTTACGGCAAAGCAGATATTTTTGTCAAGAAGAACAGCTGTGCTCATGGTTCTTTCGTTTTTCCCGCTTGTTATCATCGGCGTGTGGATGTACCAGCCTGACGAGAGTGCATCAGAATTCTTCTCAGGTGTTTTTCTTGCCATCTTCCTTCAATTCATTTTGCTTATTATCGCCCTGCTTTGCGGGACAGCTCTCATAAATAGTGAAATTGCCGATAAAACTATCAGCTACCTGTCAACAAGGTCGTTGCGACGGGAGGAACTTTTCCTGTATCGCTACCTGGGCTCAATCCCTGTAGGTTTTCTCATCATCGCTGTTCCGATTGCCGTCTGCCTGACTGTGCTCGATATTCATACTGGCAGCTTGGACACCCTCGAACATTTGCCCGACTATTGCACCATCATACTGCTCGGCGTTGTGGTCTACAGTTCATTCTTTGCCTTTCTGGGCGTTGCGATAAAGCGACCTTTGATGGTCGGTCTTTTGTTCGCATTTTTCTGGGAAATCCTGCTGGCAAACCTGCCGGGGAAGATACCATACATGACCCTGATGTTTTATCTCCGTTCAATGTCTCACCACATGGCAGATACTCCGTGGCCTCACCAGATTGAAGCGTTCAGCACCGGCATGTCTGCTCTGGTCCTGTTGGGCACAGCAGCTGTCTTTCTTTTCCTCAGCATTGTCATATTCCGCAGTAAAGATTTGGTGGAGTAAGACAGGGCGCGCATGAATCATAAATTGTTGTCAAACTCCATCTTTGCCATCCATTATCCTGCACTCCTTTTAATACTACTTTGTTAGGATATTCCTGAAATTCCGTAACGTCTCATTTTTTCTGGCAAGGTGACTATGAATTTTTATCTATCAGAAAAACTTACGATTCAGCAGTAAAAACTACCACGTTACGATTTTGTAGGAATATCTGTTTTCATTTTGGGTTCTGTCAATAAATTCGGGTAGTGAAGTATGCCCGTCTAATGTGAGGCATGAAGTTTTACAGATGTTTAACAGAAAGAATTTTTTCCACGTTTTTTGCAAAACCGTCAAATCCTATTCCCCTCCCAAAAACTTTTTTCGCCCCAGTTGCCTTGAGTTTTTCGCCCCATTTAAGGTCAGCGAAAGCGGTAAACCCAATTACGTTTGCATTGGAATCTATTTTCATTATCTCCTGTGTTGTTCTCACACCGTCCATCTCTTCTCCACCCATCTGTCTCAGCATATCTTCTTCTTTCTTGGTGCCGGATAAATTCAAATCCATTACTACTAAATCTGGCTTTTTACCTCTCTCCATCAACTCCCTATACAATTTCACCCCCTCCCCTCCATCATAAGCAGAATGAATTTCA contains:
- a CDS encoding ABC transporter permease subunit; this encodes MSMNERMEMVKFTAKQIFLSRRTAVLMVLSFFPLVIIGVWMYQPDESASEFFSGVFLAIFLQFILLIIALLCGTALINSEIADKTISYLSTRSLRREELFLYRYLGSIPVGFLIIAVPIAVCLTVLDIHTGSLDTLEHLPDYCTIILLGVVVYSSFFAFLGVAIKRPLMVGLLFAFFWEILLANLPGKIPYMTLMFYLRSMSHHMADTPWPHQIEAFSTGMSALVLLGTAAVFLFLSIVIFRSKDLVE